CTTTCATTGTCACTTGCCTTTGATTGCCATGTGGGTCCTGAAACCACACATAAtactgtcagtcagtctgccCTCCTCCCAGAGAGGGCCCAGACCCAGAGACACAAGACAGAGCAGTAACTTGTCTCTTCACCCGCGTGGGGACCTTAACATCCAGTTTGGGTCGGAACCACCCCACAGTCCCTATTGGCCAGAACCATGGCCCTGTGCCGGACAGGTTTGGCGTCAGACAACAGGCTGGCCATGAAGAGCGTGCGGAAGAGCTACATAAGgcaggaggagatggaggctCTGGTCACCGTCGGCTAGTGTGACCTCCATGTTGACCTCGTACAGCTCCTTGGGGAGGAAGGATTcacggaggaggaggagcacGCGGGGACCCAGGGAGAAGAGCACCTCCAGTTGTTAGAGAACCTCAAGTTCTTGGAAGGTACGCTGGCACCACCTCCAGTCCAGGCCTCCTGTGGCAGACTGACCGGGCCTCCAACCCATCACCTCCTCATTCtggggggagagaatgagagagaggccTGGGGTTAAACAGCAACTCATAGACAACACTGCTAAGGAGTAGGACTATTATAGCAGCTAGTCATGGGCTCTTTCTGAAATGGTCCCATCGATTCTtatctcctcacctccttctcaactGTATTGGAGGAGGCTCCCAAGGTTcatcccctctgaccttctccaatGTGTTTCAAGAAGGTAAGGAGAGACGAAGCAAGGAATGGAGGGAAAGACAAAGTGAAAAAGAGTCATGTATGATGAATCATGTTGAGAATCATAATTGAGGACAGAAGAAGCACACTGCCCAGCACTCACCTGCATGGCAGCTTGCTGTCTCCTTTGAGAGTACTCCAGCTGGTCATAggtcagaggcagctgttggcTCTGGTAGAGGATACACTTCAGTATATCACTGACGAAGCGGCAGTAGCACTACTGTGTGACTGAGCCTGGAAACACTACCTAATTTACCCTCTTCAGCATCTCTGCATTGTCAGCCTCAGCCTGCTTGGAGGGGGCCATAGAGGGGACAGTGGTGGTTGTGTCTGGGCTGGTCTCGTGATCACCTGGCAGGTGCTGTCTAAAGATGAAGGATCTATGGATACAACACAATGTAGATAAAATCATCTGATAGATCAGGGGTGGGCACTTTTTGGCTCGAGGGCCACATCAGGATTTAGAAATTCAACGGAGGGACGCATTTTTGGGGGAACCAATTGTTCGTTCAAATCAATTTgtgggggcctcccgagtggcgcagcggtctaaggcatcactacagatccgggttcaatcccaggctgtgccaGAGTTGGCAGCGACCGCGAGACcgatgaggcggcgcacaattggcccagcgtcgtccaggttaggggagggtttgcccagccgggatgtccttgtcccatcgcactctagcgactcctgtggcgggccgggcacatgcacgctgacaaggtctccaggtgtacggtgtttcctctgacactttagctggcttccgggttaagcgggcattgtgtcaagaagcagtgcggcttggctgggtcatgtttcggaggacggcACGGTTCTCGATCTCCGCCTCTCCCGACGCCTCTCCCGACTCTGAAAAAAgggggaaaatatatatttaattttttgAGTCTCGTGGGCCGGATTGAAGCCGGATACTTTGCCCCCCTTGCCCTACGGGcaccaaaacataaaacaaacCTAAAACACAGTTCCACAAATATGGTGCAAGAAAACTAAAAGCTGcaggagagcaccagctgttccagacaactgtgATCATGATTTGACGAATATCTACTTTGTTTGTTGAACGTGCACCGCCAAACCGCCGTCCTTCTTCTCTCCCGACTGTCTGCGTTCCCTTGACCTCTTTAGTCTTAATCACATCTATAGGCGATGAATATACTCTTACGCAATGGTTTGATTAAATACGCCCTATTTATCCACATAAAGAAGTACTCACTTCAGAACTTCAATTGTCTGCATGGTTACTCAAGAGTCCTGCAGTTCCAAAGTGCGCTCCTGTCTGTGCGTCAGTGATTGAAGTCTGGACGTTTGTCGCGTTCAAATCAGCTGTAAACTCGtaaatctccgacttcagtgctttcaagacaactgggaactcgggacaaacgagctccgactgggaaaaagtCAGGACCTCacgcatctttctagagctcagaAGTTCCgacttgaagatcactgacatcatgttTTGACCTCGTTTTATTCCCgagttctcagttgtcttgaaagcaccatttcACTAAACTATTGACATATGTCCGCAGTGATGATAAGAAAATACACCAAAAATTTGCCTATTGACATAGGCTAAATAACAAGCACAGAAGTCAAGTCACGAATATAGCCTAGCCCCATGTAACCACTGTCTAATGTCAAAGACACTGGTAATTTGTAACTCTGGTCTAACAGTAGGCTTAATGCTAGAATGTATAAATAGCCAATCTTCCCTAAAGCCAATAAAGCCTAGTCCTATTTAGTTTAGCTTCACTTATATAAAAACAGAGAATTCGTTTTTTAAGAAATCCATTGCTGTGCAGGCTCTCATTTCATAATATATTTCCATTATGAGTTATATAGCTGTAGCCTACAACCAAGCAAATAAAACGGGGTATGCCACTCTTAACTggtttgacagaaatggtagcagaaggtgaatggttaacttttgttgcacacaaaGCCAGACGATGCTACGTCCCATGTAGCGCAAATGCTCACTGTCGGTGTGATGGAGGCGTTAGGTTTTTAATTGAAGTGATTAGTGGAATCAGAATCAAGCCCCACCCCTCAACAATCAGAAGTGACCTCAACACGTTCATATAAAAGTCGTCGGAGGCGAGGATTTGTTGTGGTGTAACGTTACTTGATACGATCGGAGTTGCAATAAAGACCGATATCAGACGGGAAAATGCTCATGAATTGGAAGATCGTCGTTCCTTTGCTCGCGGTGGCATTCATCGTGACGAGCGCCGATGGGATACCGGGGGGCCTCGTGGACGCAGATATGAACGACCCCGCTACCAGAGACGCGCTGAAGTTCGCCGTGGCCGAATACAACAAGGGAACAAACGACCCGTATGTTTGGCAGGTGGCCAAGGTTGTCAAGGCTCAGAAACAGGTCAGTCCCTTTTTGTAAATCTTTTTATCATTTGAACGAAGACAAAATGTTGGTCATTCATTGTGTTGCGTAGTTTCCACGGTAGAAATATCTTAATATAGACCAGTGAATTTATGAACGTACTCTGAATGCGGCAGAATGGTCAATGTTTTTGTTAATGTACGACACCTGTCGAATAGGACCGGTGTCGGTAAACGTCGCCCAAAACCCAGTTTGTTTCCAGCAACAGTCATCAACGCTCTTAACATGAGGGCAGCCTGACCAACTCTGCTAGGCAGTGGCGTAAACATGTTAAAGTACTAGTCATTTTTGGGGGTTTTTACTTTACTATTTGACTTACTCCATACCtcttccctgacacccaaaggtgctcgttacatttcaaatgcttagcaggacagaaatggtAAAGTTCCCTTATCAAGAGATCATCCCTACTACTCTGCTCTGGCATACTCATTAAACACTAATGCCTTGTTCATTCATTGTTGGCGTGTGCCTCTGCATACCCATTAATGACAAATACAAGAGTTGTGATCTCTGGTTTGTTTAATTTAAGGAACATGAAATTATTTTGTACTTGAAATCAAGTAGTATTTTTACTGGGTAACTAACGAGTCATTTTCTTCACTCTAGCTCAAGTGTGATAATTTGGGTACTTGATCCACtgctgctagggcgagtaaaatggtcagtgaggtgtACACTAATTTGTCTccggaagtagctagcaagctaaccaaCTACAGTTCAATCACACCGACAATTGTTGTAATGTTAAATGACGAGACCGAGGCATTGATGTGAGTAACCAGTCTTGTTCAGTACATTGCAATACCTCCGGGTATCTCAAGCACACCGGTAAAAACACTCGACTTGCAGTAAGTAACTTTTACCAACAGATGGCATCACTGTGCCATTATACACCCATAACAATCTAATTGCATTTTGGTggtcatttccaatggaacgctgcatgTATTGTGTGGTgcatatatttgtatttattgaaCGTATGCGTTTATGGCTCTACAAATGGTAGAAAGTGAATGTAACTTGTTGCGCACATCTAGATGCTGTCGGTGTGGTCGAGACGTTAAcctgggtgcttgactgctatTGTAATGTCTGAATGCTTGGATCAAGCCTGCTCACAGCAACACCCTCTGAATTACATGGACAATCTGACGACACTGCATTTATGAACGCCCAGACGGCGCTCTGGACGTAGAGTTAATTTAGGAATACACCGTAGCTACTTTATACAATGGCGTTGTTGAATAGGCCTTGGCTTGAAGGGTATTTCTACCGCATGCATTAAGTGCTAATCCCTgggaagccggtgtttggaggatatatttgcACAGGGGTTCGTCGAGGGCCGGcaaccatgccaatatatcctcaacactggcttcgagggcattgTCACTTTTTATACGGGTTACCAACAGTCAATTATTGAatgacatttttttattaaattttaTTTTGGTAAGTTTTCATACTATTTCGTACTTCCACGAGATGTAGTAACGTCACAAACATAAGGTTGCTatccaagccggctggtcgtatCGGTTCGGTTGCAGGAGATGCGAGTCAGTCATTGAGCTTTCTTCTGTATTCATAAATGAATCACTAGAACAGGTTCCTCATTCAAGATGGGTGATTTCTATGTCTGACGTGCTGACCATCCTCTGCTTACAGGTGGTAGCTGGGATGAAGTACATCTTCACAGTGCAGATGGCCAGGACCCTGTGCAGGAAGGGACGTGTGAAGGACTGCACTGTGCATCAGTACCCAGCTGTGGTAAGGACCACaaggctagcctggtcccagatctatttgTGTTAACACTGGCACTTCAGCTCAGTGCTTCCTACATGTACAGCTTAAGAATGGTCCATTTTTAGTTTATAACCTGTTACCAACAGTAAACACATTGGTAACTAATAAACAACTTATAAACCGTTAGTTAATCCTACTTGTAACATGTTACCCATTTCACTATTGGTTCAGTATTGAGTTGTTTGCAAAGGGAAGTTTCAGGTGACATTTCCATAGACGAATGTCTGTTGGCAGTGTTTAAGAGCATCAAAACCATGATTCATTGTGGGTACATTTTTGCCTGACTACTTTACAAATAACAAATTGTTTATGATGACAGGTGATTTGTAGCTCAGGCAGTCAGATGCAATGTCCAATAAACGTTTTGTCAGGTGTTATGCTTGCTGAAGGGTTGATAATACCAACTCGTGTTGCTTCCTGTTTCCTCAGACCTACCAGTGCACCTTTGTGGTGGTGAGCCGCCCCTGGCTGGGAGCGAGCCAGTTGATCAAGCAAGCCTGCGAGGAGTAAAGACCCAAAGGAGAGAAGACTTCAATTGTCTAGTCTACCCAATTAGTATTTATTACCAGTGGTGTTAGTCTTACCTAAGCAGATCTACCTCATCTATGATGTATTCAGAGAATCCAACTCATTTTCCTACTTATTGCATTCCCACACCAATATAGCACTTAAAATAAGAACTGCTGTGTTGATGATGGTTTGTCAGCGCTATGCAACAGTTGAACTAAATAAAACCTGTTTTGTTACATTTACATGTTGGTTTCATTTTGTTGCCAGATGAACAAATCTTAGGCCCATTATTTTGTGAAAAAATAGTTCAATATAACGTTCAGTCACCCGCCCAATGATTCACAGGACAGACCAATGTTAAAAAGGCTCATGCATTCAACATGGAGGTTGTCCATCACAACCTCTAAATAGGTCAGAAGGGACTACTGAAAAGGTGTTGGCTATTTATgcagtattataaactgggtggttggtgccctgaatgctgattggctcaCAGCCGTGGTGTATCAGGCTATAACTTATTTTTACtggtctaattacgttggtagcTAGTTattaatagcaataaggcacctcagatgtgctatatggccaatataccacaacccccttGGGCATTATCACTTAGTATTACTCTTACGATGTGTTTGTATGCAGGCTATAGCAGTGACTTGTCAACAAATGTCTTATGTGCCAaaaacaggtgtaaaccttacagtgaaatgcttacaagtccctgaccaacaatgcagtttgaaaacatttaaagagcaacagtaaaataacaatagcaaggctatatatacagggggtaccatttAGTGGAGGTAATTGGCTTGTGATAAATCAGTCTACTGCAGTGCTGTGAATAACTGCTTAACTGTCAGTGATGCCTAATGCTTAGCAAATAACTGAAATCGAGCTTAAATTGGTTATACACAATGGTGGTGTTGGTGTCTTGGCTTCATGCAAGACTACAGACTCCTATCATTCAAATTAGGCTATTTTTGTTGGTGATAACATGGTGCACGGCCTGGCATTCAAGAAAAGTAGGACAGAACTTAAAGTTAAATGTTAATAAGCTTCGGAAAGTTATAACCATTAGTGGGCCTTATGTCGTTTTGTCTCATCTTTATCACATTTAGGGCCTGCATGTATTAGctagatggcgccgacagatggTCGCCACGCTTCGAGTCTTTAGGAAACTaagcagtatttcgttttttatgtattatattatttattaccccaggaaatcttaagacttattacatacagcccggaagaactattggatataagagcaacgtcaacttaccaacataatgaccaggaatacgactttccagaAGCGAATCCTTTGTTTgaaccaccacccaggacaatggatctaatcccagaagccgacccaagacaacggcgccgcagaaagggcagacggagcggcctcctggtcaggctccgtagatgtTCACATCTCCCAccactcccgagtatactactcgcaaATGTCCTGTCTCTtgacaaggtagatgaaattcgagcaagggttgccttccagagagacatcagatatTGTAACATTGTTTCACGgcaacatggctctctcgggatatgttgtcggggGGTAATATACTCGACCACATGCATACGAAGACCTCCCCTGCCATCACTTCTGCAAATCCTACCAAAgcgccatcttgctcctaccgtcttacaggcagaaactcaaacaggatgtaccagtgactagaaccattcaacgctggtctgaccaatcggaatccacgcttcaagattgttttgatcacacggactgggatatgttccggtcagcctcagagaataacctcgacctatacgctgactcggtgagtgaatttataaggaagtgcattggagatgttgttcccactgtgactattaaaaccttccctaaccagaaactgtggatgaatggcggcattcgcgcaaaactgaaagcgcgaaccaccgcatttaaccatggaaagaggtctgggaatatggcctACTATAAACAGTGTAGACATttcctccgtaaggcaatcaaacaagcgaaatgccagtacaggaacaaagtgcagtcgcaattcaatggctcagacacgagacgtatgtagcagggtctacaggaattcagactacaaaaagaaaaccagccacgtcacggacaccgacgtcacgcttccagacaaactaaacacctttttTGCCCGCTTtaaggataatacagtgccaccgtcacgGCCCACTAACAAGAACTGCGCACCCCTCCATGGCTGAtgtgaataaaacatttaaacatgttaaccctcgcagggctgctggcccagacggcatctcaAGCGCATCCTCAGAGCTTGCGCAGacaagctggctggtgtgtttacagacatattcaatcgctccctatcccagtctgctgtccccacatgcttcaaggtgGCCACCATTGATCCTGTACCTAAGGCAAAGATAaaactaaatgactactgccccatagcactcacttctgtcatcatgaagtgctttgagagactagtcaaggatcatatcaccaccttaccggccacccacTCCAGTTTACATACCACactaacaggtccacagatgaagcaattgccatcacactgccctatcccatctggacaataggaatacttatgtaagaatgctgttcattgactacagctcaacattcaacaccatagtacactccaaactcatcatcaagctggaggccctgggcctGAACCCCGCCGTGTGCAATTGTGTCCTGGACTtaacgggccgccccaggtggtgaaggtaggaaacatctccaccacgctgaccctcaacactggagactcacaagggtgcgtgctcagctccCTCTTGTaatctctgttcacccacgactgcgtggtcatgcacgcctccaattcaatcatcaagtttgcagacgacacaacagtagtgggcttgattacccacaacgacgagacggcctacaagggaggaggtgagggcacttggagtgtggtgtcaggaaaacaccctctcactcaacgtcaccaaaacaaaaggagctgatcatggacttcaggaaacagcagagggagcaaccccctatccacatccaagggacagtagtggagaaagtggaaagttaagttcctcggcgtacacatcaacgaccaactgaaatggtccacccacacagacagtctgGTGAAGgtggcgcaacagcacctcttcaacctcaggaggctgaagaaattcagcttgtcacccaaaacccggACTAACTTTTACATATCCACAATCGAGAGAAtactgtcgggctgtatcaccgcctggtacggcacctGCACCGCCTTCAACCGCAAGGctgagggtggtgcggtctgcacaacatatcactgggggcaaactatctgccctccatgacacctatagcacccgatATGTCACAGGAAGATAAAAAAAAGAACAaagacaaccacccgagccactgcctgttcacaccgcttccatccagaaggcgaggtcagtacaggtgcatccagtacagcttctatctcaagaccatcagaccgctaaacagccatcactaattTAGAGAGgggctgctgcctacatggagacccaatcactggccactaacaaattgatcactagtcactttaatgtttgcatatcttacattactcatgtttatactgtattttgtACTGTCTATTGCAcattgcctatgccgctcggccatatatttatatgtacatattctcattcacccctttagatgtgtgtattaagtagttggggaattgttagatattactgcattgtcggaaccagaagcacaagcatttcgctacactcatattaacatctgctaaccatgtgtatgtgacatttGATTtgtaggccttctagtgggggtattagctgtaggccttgtagtgggggtattagctgtaggccttgtagtgggggtattagctgtaggggtattagctgtaggccttgtagtgggggtattagctgtagggGTATTAGAtgtaggccttctagtgggggtattagctgtaggccttctagtgggggtattagctgtaggccttctagtgggggGTATTAtctgtaggccttctagtgggggtattagctgtaggggtattagctgtaggccttgtagtgggggtattagctgtaggggtattagctgtaggccttgtagtgggggtattagctgtaggggtattagctgtaggccttctagtgggggtattagctgtaggccttctagtgggggtattagctgtaggccttctagtgggggtattagctgtaggccttctagtgggggtattagctgtaggccttctagtgggggGTATTAtctgtaggccttctagtgggggtattatctgtaggccttctagtgggggtattagctgtaggccttctagtgggggtattagctgtaggccttctagtggggggtattagctgtaggccttctagtgggggtattagctgtaggccttctagtgggggtattagctgtaggcctactagtgggggtattagctgtaggccttctagtgggggGTATTAtctgtaggccttctagtgggggtattagctgtaggccttctagtggaggtattagctgtaggccttctagtgggggtattagctgtaggccttctagtgggggGTATTAtctgtaggccttctagtgggggtattagctgtaggcctactagtggggggtattagctgtaggccttctagtgggggtattagctgtaggccttctagtgggggtattagctgtaggcctactagtgggggtattagctgtaggccttctagtgggggtattagctgtaggccttatagtgggggtattagctgtaggccttatagtgggggtattagctgtaggccttgtagtgggggtattagctgtaggccttgtagtgggggtattagctgtaggcctactagtgggggtattagctgtaggccttctagtgggggGTATTAtctgtaggccttctagtgggggtattagctgtaggcctactagtgggggtattagctgtaggccttctagtgggggtattagctgtaggcctactagtgggggtattagctgtaggcctactagtgggggtattagctgtaggccttctagtgggggtattagctgtaggccttctagtgggggtattagctgtaggcctaCTAGTGGGGGTATTATCTGTAGGCCTACTAGTGGGGGTATTAGCCGTAGGCCCACTAGTGGTTATAACTTTCAGAAGcttatttacattttaaagttTTGTTCTGTCCTACTTTTCTTGAATGCCAGGCCGTGCACCATGTTATCACCAACAAAAATAGCCTAATTTGAATGATAGGAGTCTGTAGTCTTGCATGAAGCCAAGACACCAACACCACCATTGTGTATAACCAATTTAAGCTCGATTTCAGTTATTTGCTAAGCATTAGGCATCACTGACAGTTAAGCAGTTATTCACAGCACTGCAGTAGACTGATTTATCACAAGCCAATTACCTCCACTaaatggtaccccctgtatatatagccttgctattgttattttactgttgctctttaaatgttttcaaactgcattgttggtcagggacttgtaagcatttcactgtaaggtttacacctgttttTGGCACATAAGACATTTGTTGACAAGTCACTGCTATAGCCTGCATACAAACACATCGTAAGAGTAATACTAAGTGATAATGCCCaagggggttgtggtatattggccatatagcacatctgaggtgccttattgctattaatAACTAgctaccaacgtaattagacTAGTAAAAATAAGTTATAGCCTGATACACCACGGCTGtgagccaatcagcattcagggcaccaaccacccagtttataatactgcATAAATAGCCAACACCTTTTCAGTAGTCCCTTCTGACCTATTTAGAGGTTGTGATAGACAACCTCCATGTTGAATGCATGAGCCTTTTTAACATTGGTCTGTCCTGTGAATCATTGGGCGGGTGACTGAACGTTATATTTATCAACATTGAACTATTTTTTCACAAAATAATGGGCCTAAGATTTGTTCATCTGGCAACAAAATGAAACCAACATGTAAATGTAACAAAACAGGTTTTATTTAGTTCAACTGTTGCATAGCGCTGACAAACCATCATCAACACAGCAGTTCTTACTTTAAGTGCTATATTGGTGTGGGAATGCAATAAGTAGGAAAATGAGTTGGATTCTCTGAATACATCATAGATGAGGTAGATCTGCTTAGGTAAGACTAACACCACTGGTAATAAATACTAATTGGGTAGACTAGACAATTGAAGTCTTCTCTCCTTTGGGTCTCTACTCCTCGCAGGCTTGCTTGATCAACTGGATCTCTCCAAGCCGGGGGCGGCTCACCACCACAAAGGTGCACTGGTAGGTCTGAGGAAACAGGAAGCAACACGAGTTGGTATTATCAACCCTTCAGCAAGCATAACACCTGACAAAACGTTTATTGGACATTGCATCTGACTGCCTGAGCTACAAATCACCTGTCATCATAAACAATTTGTTATTTGTAAAGTAGTCAGGCAAAATGTACCCACAATGAATCATGGTTTTGATGCTCTTAAACACTGCCAACAGACATTCGTCTATGGAAATGTCACCTGAAACTTCCCTTTGCAAACAACTCAATACTGAACCAATAGTGAAATGGGTAACATGTTACAAGTAGGATTTACTAACGGTTTATAAGTTGTTTATTAGTTACCAATGTGTTTACTGTTGGTAACAGGTTATAAACTAAAAATGGACCATTCTTAAGCTGTACATGTAGGAAGCACTGAGCTGAAGTGGCCAGTGTTAACAcaaatagatctgggaccaggctagccttGTGGTCCTTACCACAGCTGGGTACTGATGCACAGCGCAGTCCTTCACACCTCCCTTCCTGCACAGGGTCCTGGCCATCTGCACTGTGAAGATGTACTTCATCCCAGCTACCACCTGTAAGCAGAGGATGGTCAGCACGTCAGACATAGAAATCACCCATCTTGAATGAGGAACCTGTTCTAGTGATTCATTTATGAATACAGAAGTACAATGACTGAGTCGCATCTCCTGCAACCGAACCGAAAGCACAAaagaccagccggcttgggtaacAACCTTATGTTTGTGAcgtttgtaagaaattgtattagatattggtaacttgttttaacaacttctcaacattagctatatttgacacaacatgcacacaccccctctttctcttggacatatgctggtctcattagacgacaaccatcgacacacacacaactcccctcccccatgacaatcacagacacacacaactcaaggttggagcacaagacaaaggactgtgggaagagccaatggaatgtcgacatcaggcccggacaggacaacccacgacccagatcgaccaatcggaaggccagacgacaagatcaacctactttgctagttgcctatataatctgaatgtactgtttagagcgccctcttctccgacgattccataagaatcagacagaaaggggccgtgcacgcttttgcctgatatctttacacttgaataaaacggccttactatacaaatatccacctcgtcctatgtc
The nucleotide sequence above comes from Salvelinus namaycush isolate Seneca chromosome 35, SaNama_1.0, whole genome shotgun sequence. Encoded proteins:
- the LOC120029932 gene encoding cystatin-like, encoding MLMNWKIVVPLLAVAFIVTSADGIPGGLVDADMNDPATRDALKFAVAEYNKGTNDPYVWQVAKVVKAQKQVVAGMKYIFTVQMARTLCRKGRVKDCTVHQYPAVTYQCTFVVVSRPWLGASQLIKQACEE